In Ctenopharyngodon idella isolate HZGC_01 chromosome 1, HZGC01, whole genome shotgun sequence, a single genomic region encodes these proteins:
- the tm9sf2 gene encoding transmembrane 9 superfamily member 2 → MVVFHRVRVVFLLLFVCGSLRDALSFYLPGLAPVSFCENEASEKNSDVPDCKSSIELFVNRLDSVESVLPYEYTAFDFCADQSEKRPSENLGQVLFGERIEPSPYKFFFNKNLDCQTVCVKSYSTEKSDDKVKLDFLKKGMLLNYQHHWIVDNMPVTWCYDVEDNQKFCNPGFPIGCYVTDTGRAKDACVVNADFNDKDTFYIFNHVDITIFYHKVENEAAGARLVAAKLEPKSFKQTNTEKPDCTGPPMSLSNKFKGEIKIPYTYSIKFLEEKQIRWASRWDYILESMPHTNIQWFSIMNSLVIVLFLSGMVAMIMLRTLHKDIARYNQMDSVEDAQEEFGWKLVHGDVFRPPRKGMLLSVFLGSGTQIFIMTFVTLFFACLGFLSPANRGALMTCAVVLWVLLGTPAGYVAARYYKSFGGEKWKTNVLLTAFLCPGVVFADFFVMNLILWGEGSSAAMPFGTLVAILALWFCISVPLTFIGAYFGFKKSGIEHPVRTNQIPRQIPEQSFYTKPLPGIVMGGILPFGCIFIQLFFILNSIWSHQMYYMFGFLFLVFIILVITCSEATILLCYFHLCAEDYHWQWRSFLTSGFTAVYFLVYAIHYFFSKLQISGLASTILYFGYTMIMALIFFLFTGTIGFFACFWFVTKIYSVVKVD, encoded by the exons ATGGTCGTGTTCCACCGTGTccgtgttgtttttttgttgctttttgttTGCGGGTCGCTACGGGACGCGTTGAGTTTCTATCTTCCTGGTTTGGCCCCGGTCAGCTTCTGTGAGAACGAAGCGAGCGAAAAAAACAGCGATGTACCAGACTGCAAG TCATCCATTGAGCTGTTTGTGAACAGGCTGGATTCTGTGGAGTCTGTTTTGCCCTATGAATACACAgc GTTTGATTTTTGTGCTGATCAGTCTGAGAAGCGTCCATCTGAGAACTTGGGTCAGGTACTGTTTGGAGAGAGAATTGAGCCGTCCCCGTATAAG TTTTTCTTCAACAAGAATTTGGACTGCCAGACTGTCTGTGTTAAATCTTACAGCACAGAAAAATCGGACGATAAAGTCAAACTGGACTTCCTCAAGAAGGGAATGCTCCTAAATTACCAACACCACTG GATTGTTGATAATATGCCGGTGACCTGGTGTTATGATGTGGAGGACAATCAAAAGTTCTGTAATCCTGGTTTCCCCATTGGTTGTTATGTCACGGATACGGGACGGGCCAAAGACGCCTGTGTGGTCAAT GCTGACTTCAATGACAAAGACACTTTCTACATCTTCAACCATGTGGACATTACCATCTTCTACCACAAGGTGGAGAATGAGGCTGCTGGTGCCAGACTGGTCGCAGCTAAATTAGAGCCCAAAAG CTTTAAGCAAACCAACACAGAAAAACCAGACTGTACAGGACCTCCCATGAGCCTGAGCAACAAGTTCAAAGGAGAAATCAAGATTCCCTACACCTACTCCATAAAGTTTTTG GAGGAAAAACAAATTCGCTGGGCCTCTAGATGGGATTATATTCTTGAGTCAATGCCACACACCAACATTCAGTGGTTCAG TATCATGAACTCTCTGGTCATTGTGCTCTTCCTTTCGGGGATGGTCGCTATGATCATGCTACGAACACTTCATAAAGACATCGCCCGATACAACCAGATGGACTCTGTG GAGGATGCCCAGGAGGAATTTGGCTGGAAGCTTGTTCACGGAGATGTCTTCAGGCCGCCCAGGAAAGGcatgctgctgtctgtgtttctgGGCTCTGGGACTCAGATCTTTATCATGACATTTGTTACTCTCT TTTTTGCCTGTTTGGGTTTCCTGTCACCTGCCAATCGTGGAGCTCTGATGACATGCGCAGTAGTGCTGTGGGTGCTGCTGGGTACTCCAGCTGGTTATGTGGCTGCCCGCTACTACAAAT CCTTCGGTGGGGAGAAGTGGAAGACCAATGTTCTGTTGACAGCATTTCTCTGTCCAGG GGTGGTGTTTGCTGATTTTTTCGTAATGAATCTGATTTTGTGGGGCGAGGGTTCATCAGCTGCCATGCCATTTGGCACTCTGGTGGCCATCCTGGCTCTGTGGTTCTGTATCTCAGTGCCCCTCACCTTTATTGGAGCTTACTTTGGTTTCAAGAAAAGC gGCATTGAACATCCCGTGAGGACCAATCAGATCCCCAGACAGATTCCAGAGCAGTCCTTCTACACTAAACCTCTTCCTGGCATTGTCATGGGTGGAATCCTGCCATTTGGCTGCATCTTCATCCAGCTGTTCTTCATCCTTAACAGCATCTG GTCTCATCAGATGTACTATATGTTTGGCTTTCTCTTCCTGGTCTTCATCATCCTGGTCATCACCTGCTCTGAGGCCACCATCCTCCTGTGCTACTTCCACCTGTGTGCTGAG GACTATCACTGGCAGTGGCGTTCCTTCCTGACCAGCGGATTCACAGCTGTTTATTTCCTGGTCTATGCCATCCATTACTTCTTCTCAAAGCTACAGATCAGTGGACTTGCCAGCACCATTCTTTACTTTGGCTACACCATGATCATGGCGCTCATCTTCTTCCTCTTTacag